A stretch of the Ptiloglossa arizonensis isolate GNS036 chromosome 1, iyPtiAriz1_principal, whole genome shotgun sequence genome encodes the following:
- the Reptor gene encoding repressed by TOR isoform X3 yields MDGIIKQEPNQEMGSSSASVPIPGGHRSSRGVYDQFSPSPLTIPSIWPNRPDLIESPFKMDSDQLDVSFKMEDDDIFQVDKADLIQGPTLAELNANDDTLLGDLNFDDLLLPEERVQPFKLDVNATQSIGPLFNDNNTSFASSSFPQSGSTYRNICPTYINTHGFNVNINVNVADNLETISPTAFPSPGTSNVADNEDNSFKGSSTASSSTSPHPMNRPNGQSALHELLMRRCENSFDIPTCGQIDIGSTTSNKSKVSRLSMSAPTRTMVLEQIWTRREPRPHLLSTGSLGVVEASSTSSLSTGEALSPDPCYRTDHLSHDEGYEDSDDDSDHYDDYSSDNDTGGSDGEDQSTGSRVGSGSVDSSRDNKHSKKERYFWQYNVQAKGPKGQRLVARARLEDPHILNEATDPVFSPHCALRGIKHSGKARKGDGNDLTPNPRKLYSIGRELDKLSRIINDMTPVSELPFTARPKTRKEKNKLASRACRLKKKAQHEANKIKLHGLEQEHKRLIQGISQAKQTLAAKLTEPNPENQEELTRQMEKCCKLATKVRIANHSTEFVNKVLDKVRAGVLDGGIDDF; encoded by the exons ATGGATGGTATTATAAAGCAAGAACCTAATCAAGAGATGGGTTCATCATCAGCATCAGTACCAATACCAGGAGGACATAGAAGCAGTAGGGGTGTATATGATCAATTTTCACCATCGCCGTTGACTATACCTTCAATATGGCCTAATAGACCAGATCTCATAGAATCTCCGTTTAAAATGGATTCTGATCAGTTAGATGTTTCTTTTAAAATGGAAGATGATGATATATTTCAAGTGGACAAAGCAGATCTTATTCAAGGACCTACCCTTGCTGAATTGAATGCTAATGATGATACACTTCTTGGTGatttaaattttgatgatctgcTTTTACCAGAAGAAAGGGTTCAACCATTTAAATTGGATGTTAATGCAACTCAATCAATTGGTCCATTATTCAATGATAACAATACTAGTTTTGCTTCGAGTAGTTTTCCACAATCTGGATCAACATATCGTAATATTTGTCCAACATATATAAATACACATGGAttcaatgtaaatataaatgtcAATGTTGCTGATAATTTGGAGACAATTAGTCCAACTGCATTTCCAAGTCCAGGAACCAGTAATGTTGCAg ataATGAAGATAATTCTTTTAAAGGCAGTTCAACAGCAAGTTCTTCAACATCTCCACATCCTATGAACAGGCCTAATGGACAATCTGCCCTTCATGAGTTATTAATGAGACGATGTGAAAACTCTTTTGACATACCCACATGTGGACAGATAGACATTGGATCTACAACGAGTAATAAATCTAAGGTTTCTAGATTGTCAATGTCTGCTCCAACTCGAACAATGGTATTGGAACAGATCTGGACACGTAGAGAACCACGACCACATTTATTGAGTACTGGTAGTCTTGGTGTTGTTGAAGCAAGTTCAACAAGTAGTTTAAGTACTGGAGAAGCACTGAGTCCAGATCCATGCTATCGTACTGATCATCTTAGTCATGATGAAGGCTACGAAGATAGTGATGATGACAGTGATCATTATGATGATTACAGCAGTGACAATG ACACAGGGGGCAGTGATGGTGAAGACCAAAGTACTGGGAGTAGAGTAGGAAGCGGAAGTGTGGATTCAAGTCGGGATAATAAACACAGTAAAAAAGAACGATATTTTTGGCAGTATAATGTACAAGCCAAAGGGCCAAAAGGGCAGAGACTTGTTGCAAGAGCACGTCTTGAGGATCCACATATTTTAAATGAAGCCACGGATCCCGTTTTTAGCCCTCATTGTGCTCTTCGTGGAATCAAACACAGTGGTAAAGCACGAAAAGGAGACGGAAATGACTTGACTCCAAATCCACGAAAATTGTATAGTATTGGTCGCGAATTGGATAAACTTTCTCGCATTATAAATGATATGACACCTGTGTCAGAGTTACCATTCACAGCGAGGCCCAAAACGCGCAAAGAAAAGAATAAGCTTGCTTCTCGAGCATGTCGCTTGAAAAAAAAAGCTCAGCACGaggcgaataaaataaaactacaTGGCCTTGAACAGGAACACA aaCGATTAATTCAAGGCATATCTCAGGCGAAACAAACACTTGCTGCAAAATTAACCGAACCTAATCCTGAAAATCAAGAAGAGTTGACGCGTCAGATGGAAAAGTGCTGTAAATTGGCTACTA AAGTTCGAATAGCGAATCATTCAACTGAATTTGTCAACAAAGTATTGGATAAAGTTCGTGCTGGTGTTCTTGATGGCGGCATCGATGATTTTTAA
- the Reptor gene encoding repressed by TOR isoform X2 codes for MGESGYTELFSKIETSPMDGIIKQEPNQEMGSSSASVPIPGGHRSSRGVYDQFSPSPLTIPSIWPNRPDLIESPFKMDSDQLDVSFKMEDDDIFQVDKADLIQGPTLAELNANDDTLLGDLNFDDLLLPEERVQPFKLDVNATQSIGPLFNDNNTSFASSSFPQSGSTYRNICPTYINTHGFNVNINVNVADNLETISPTAFPSPGTSNVAGSSTASSSTSPHPMNRPNGQSALHELLMRRCENSFDIPTCGQIDIGSTTSNKSKVSRLSMSAPTRTMVLEQIWTRREPRPHLLSTGSLGVVEASSTSSLSTGEALSPDPCYRTDHLSHDEGYEDSDDDSDHYDDYSSDNDTGGSDGEDQSTGSRVGSGSVDSSRDNKHSKKERYFWQYNVQAKGPKGQRLVARARLEDPHILNEATDPVFSPHCALRGIKHSGKARKGDGNDLTPNPRKLYSIGRELDKLSRIINDMTPVSELPFTARPKTRKEKNKLASRACRLKKKAQHEANKIKLHGLEQEHKRLIQGISQAKQTLAAKLTEPNPENQEELTRQMEKCCKLATKVRIANHSTEFVNKVLDKVRAGVLDGGIDDF; via the exons ATGGGAGAATCTGGATACACTGAATTATTCTCGAAGATCGAAACTAGCCCAATGGATGGTATTATAAAGCAAGAACCTAATCAAGAGATGGGTTCATCATCAGCATCAGTACCAATACCAGGAGGACATAGAAGCAGTAGGGGTGTATATGATCAATTTTCACCATCGCCGTTGACTATACCTTCAATATGGCCTAATAGACCAGATCTCATAGAATCTCCGTTTAAAATGGATTCTGATCAGTTAGATGTTTCTTTTAAAATGGAAGATGATGATATATTTCAAGTGGACAAAGCAGATCTTATTCAAGGACCTACCCTTGCTGAATTGAATGCTAATGATGATACACTTCTTGGTGatttaaattttgatgatctgcTTTTACCAGAAGAAAGGGTTCAACCATTTAAATTGGATGTTAATGCAACTCAATCAATTGGTCCATTATTCAATGATAACAATACTAGTTTTGCTTCGAGTAGTTTTCCACAATCTGGATCAACATATCGTAATATTTGTCCAACATATATAAATACACATGGAttcaatgtaaatataaatgtcAATGTTGCTGATAATTTGGAGACAATTAGTCCAACTGCATTTCCAAGTCCAGGAACCAGTAATGTTGCAg GCAGTTCAACAGCAAGTTCTTCAACATCTCCACATCCTATGAACAGGCCTAATGGACAATCTGCCCTTCATGAGTTATTAATGAGACGATGTGAAAACTCTTTTGACATACCCACATGTGGACAGATAGACATTGGATCTACAACGAGTAATAAATCTAAGGTTTCTAGATTGTCAATGTCTGCTCCAACTCGAACAATGGTATTGGAACAGATCTGGACACGTAGAGAACCACGACCACATTTATTGAGTACTGGTAGTCTTGGTGTTGTTGAAGCAAGTTCAACAAGTAGTTTAAGTACTGGAGAAGCACTGAGTCCAGATCCATGCTATCGTACTGATCATCTTAGTCATGATGAAGGCTACGAAGATAGTGATGATGACAGTGATCATTATGATGATTACAGCAGTGACAATG ACACAGGGGGCAGTGATGGTGAAGACCAAAGTACTGGGAGTAGAGTAGGAAGCGGAAGTGTGGATTCAAGTCGGGATAATAAACACAGTAAAAAAGAACGATATTTTTGGCAGTATAATGTACAAGCCAAAGGGCCAAAAGGGCAGAGACTTGTTGCAAGAGCACGTCTTGAGGATCCACATATTTTAAATGAAGCCACGGATCCCGTTTTTAGCCCTCATTGTGCTCTTCGTGGAATCAAACACAGTGGTAAAGCACGAAAAGGAGACGGAAATGACTTGACTCCAAATCCACGAAAATTGTATAGTATTGGTCGCGAATTGGATAAACTTTCTCGCATTATAAATGATATGACACCTGTGTCAGAGTTACCATTCACAGCGAGGCCCAAAACGCGCAAAGAAAAGAATAAGCTTGCTTCTCGAGCATGTCGCTTGAAAAAAAAAGCTCAGCACGaggcgaataaaataaaactacaTGGCCTTGAACAGGAACACA aaCGATTAATTCAAGGCATATCTCAGGCGAAACAAACACTTGCTGCAAAATTAACCGAACCTAATCCTGAAAATCAAGAAGAGTTGACGCGTCAGATGGAAAAGTGCTGTAAATTGGCTACTA AAGTTCGAATAGCGAATCATTCAACTGAATTTGTCAACAAAGTATTGGATAAAGTTCGTGCTGGTGTTCTTGATGGCGGCATCGATGATTTTTAA
- the Reptor gene encoding repressed by TOR isoform X1 produces MGESGYTELFSKIETSPMDGIIKQEPNQEMGSSSASVPIPGGHRSSRGVYDQFSPSPLTIPSIWPNRPDLIESPFKMDSDQLDVSFKMEDDDIFQVDKADLIQGPTLAELNANDDTLLGDLNFDDLLLPEERVQPFKLDVNATQSIGPLFNDNNTSFASSSFPQSGSTYRNICPTYINTHGFNVNINVNVADNLETISPTAFPSPGTSNVADNEDNSFKGSSTASSSTSPHPMNRPNGQSALHELLMRRCENSFDIPTCGQIDIGSTTSNKSKVSRLSMSAPTRTMVLEQIWTRREPRPHLLSTGSLGVVEASSTSSLSTGEALSPDPCYRTDHLSHDEGYEDSDDDSDHYDDYSSDNDTGGSDGEDQSTGSRVGSGSVDSSRDNKHSKKERYFWQYNVQAKGPKGQRLVARARLEDPHILNEATDPVFSPHCALRGIKHSGKARKGDGNDLTPNPRKLYSIGRELDKLSRIINDMTPVSELPFTARPKTRKEKNKLASRACRLKKKAQHEANKIKLHGLEQEHKRLIQGISQAKQTLAAKLTEPNPENQEELTRQMEKCCKLATKVRIANHSTEFVNKVLDKVRAGVLDGGIDDF; encoded by the exons ATGGGAGAATCTGGATACACTGAATTATTCTCGAAGATCGAAACTAGCCCAATGGATGGTATTATAAAGCAAGAACCTAATCAAGAGATGGGTTCATCATCAGCATCAGTACCAATACCAGGAGGACATAGAAGCAGTAGGGGTGTATATGATCAATTTTCACCATCGCCGTTGACTATACCTTCAATATGGCCTAATAGACCAGATCTCATAGAATCTCCGTTTAAAATGGATTCTGATCAGTTAGATGTTTCTTTTAAAATGGAAGATGATGATATATTTCAAGTGGACAAAGCAGATCTTATTCAAGGACCTACCCTTGCTGAATTGAATGCTAATGATGATACACTTCTTGGTGatttaaattttgatgatctgcTTTTACCAGAAGAAAGGGTTCAACCATTTAAATTGGATGTTAATGCAACTCAATCAATTGGTCCATTATTCAATGATAACAATACTAGTTTTGCTTCGAGTAGTTTTCCACAATCTGGATCAACATATCGTAATATTTGTCCAACATATATAAATACACATGGAttcaatgtaaatataaatgtcAATGTTGCTGATAATTTGGAGACAATTAGTCCAACTGCATTTCCAAGTCCAGGAACCAGTAATGTTGCAg ataATGAAGATAATTCTTTTAAAGGCAGTTCAACAGCAAGTTCTTCAACATCTCCACATCCTATGAACAGGCCTAATGGACAATCTGCCCTTCATGAGTTATTAATGAGACGATGTGAAAACTCTTTTGACATACCCACATGTGGACAGATAGACATTGGATCTACAACGAGTAATAAATCTAAGGTTTCTAGATTGTCAATGTCTGCTCCAACTCGAACAATGGTATTGGAACAGATCTGGACACGTAGAGAACCACGACCACATTTATTGAGTACTGGTAGTCTTGGTGTTGTTGAAGCAAGTTCAACAAGTAGTTTAAGTACTGGAGAAGCACTGAGTCCAGATCCATGCTATCGTACTGATCATCTTAGTCATGATGAAGGCTACGAAGATAGTGATGATGACAGTGATCATTATGATGATTACAGCAGTGACAATG ACACAGGGGGCAGTGATGGTGAAGACCAAAGTACTGGGAGTAGAGTAGGAAGCGGAAGTGTGGATTCAAGTCGGGATAATAAACACAGTAAAAAAGAACGATATTTTTGGCAGTATAATGTACAAGCCAAAGGGCCAAAAGGGCAGAGACTTGTTGCAAGAGCACGTCTTGAGGATCCACATATTTTAAATGAAGCCACGGATCCCGTTTTTAGCCCTCATTGTGCTCTTCGTGGAATCAAACACAGTGGTAAAGCACGAAAAGGAGACGGAAATGACTTGACTCCAAATCCACGAAAATTGTATAGTATTGGTCGCGAATTGGATAAACTTTCTCGCATTATAAATGATATGACACCTGTGTCAGAGTTACCATTCACAGCGAGGCCCAAAACGCGCAAAGAAAAGAATAAGCTTGCTTCTCGAGCATGTCGCTTGAAAAAAAAAGCTCAGCACGaggcgaataaaataaaactacaTGGCCTTGAACAGGAACACA aaCGATTAATTCAAGGCATATCTCAGGCGAAACAAACACTTGCTGCAAAATTAACCGAACCTAATCCTGAAAATCAAGAAGAGTTGACGCGTCAGATGGAAAAGTGCTGTAAATTGGCTACTA AAGTTCGAATAGCGAATCATTCAACTGAATTTGTCAACAAAGTATTGGATAAAGTTCGTGCTGGTGTTCTTGATGGCGGCATCGATGATTTTTAA